CCGGCGCGAATTGGGTCCCCtcctcttcctcatcttcaTATCAACAACATTAAGAACGTTTTTCCTTTTATGCAAGCTTCGACCCAAAACATCATGACCGGATGGAGCGAAGAACTTTGGCTTATCTTTCACAAGCAACCAACACTCGTACATGGTAAACTGAGTTTTGGTTTGAGTAAAGTACTCTGAACGCGCTTCCTCCATTACTTGGGCATCGTTCTCACCACTGTACCGATAACCATCATAGCCTTTCCAGATTGCGTTGAACTTTGACACATTTGTTCTGATCTTTCTCCACTTGCCACTTATCTGATTGTGGTTTATTGAGTTGTTGGGGAATCTTGCATTGTACTTATCTATGATTTTCCCCCAAAAAGAATCAACAGATTGGTCTTTGCCGACGTATGGATCTTCTGTAGCATCGATCCAACACTCAGTGAGAACTTTCATCTCAAGCTCGGTCCAATTTGACGAGTTTGTAGCAGGTTCTTTTGGTTGTTTGCTTTTCTTGGTGCGTTTGGACATGCTTTTGACCCGACCCTTTTTGGTTGTGCTTCAGGAATGGATTGGGGGGTGGGAACAGATTCCGGCGTGGGAGCAGATTCGTGTGTGGGGGTGGGGTTACATGGTGGTGTGGGAAACAAGTGTTGACCGGGTTGTTGAAATTGTGCAGCTGACGACGACCCCCCATGGTAGAAATTAGGGGGTTGTGCAGCGACAAGTGAAGCATAATAAGCTGCCATGAATTGAGCATAATGGGGGTCATTTGGTGGTGGGATGAAGGGTGTTTGTGGTGGCTGGTTAGAGTACGATTGATTAAAATCGTTCACGGCGTTGTTCCAGaaatcgttttctttttggttgtTGAAGTTCGATATGATTTTATGCTTAAAATGGTTTTGTATGTGTGAATATATCTGAATAATGCAAGTGTGGTGTGTTCTAGTGCTTATGGAGGTGTATAGATaggctttttcaaaaactagccgttaaaggactaaaagtgtaaattgtacAGGTGGTCAAACAAGCCGTTACAGGGACCTGTTTTGCTAActtttgaaagttgaaaaattttgtCTTCTTCCTTGAAAACTATCCGttgcattcaaaaaaaaaaaattacaaacaaacatTCGTCCCTGGAAGAACGAACGCACCAGACGAGCCTATCGAACGAGCAAGGGACGAGTCCCACCCAACGGTGTGGACTCGTCCGAGGTAGTCGAACGAATAGAGAGACAAACCCATTGGGGAGCCTCTAAGTttattaaccctaattattaaCCCTATATAAAAGGGTTAAGGGTTATTAATTGTTACGACAATAGAAAggtaaaaccctaaatataaTTCTTATATTCTCTCGGTCAAACAACACTATACAATATGAATTCTAGATGTCGACTTTTATTCATATGTAGACTTACACCAATTAATGATATTGCTTACATTTATGGTGGTCTTGTATTGGTTCGATGGCTACAAGGATTTTGTTTTCTTCCAACTATTCGACGGATGTAAAACAAAGCCTTCATACACACCGAGTTTGTGTgttcgtgatcgggtactagcatacggtataggggtgtctagtgtgcgaacgtagaggggttttactttaaaccctaaataataataatcttattggaagctttgtgcaaaggtacacgtttcgattctctctttgttaattaatttgattacatatacgtttctttccgctgcgtactcgtgaattgttatatgtttatgtgctcatattctaacagtggtatcacgagccacatatgtaaTCCATTAGTtataaagatcaaaacttgaagggagGTTAAGGGttagtttatatttaattatttattaaataattaaaaagagtttttcttatttttttaaattaaaaatgattttaattaaataaaattagggttttgtttaattaatttgaccTAATTCAATGGTGGATTGAAACCCTCgagcaagttttgaattgtgaattgacatgatttatatgttataaattGCATGTTATGTgcatcttaattatttaaagttgttaaataatagtaaaatcacaaggaATTTATGCGaaattaattgtgattttactgaatatatagagatatatttttcaaagcatgataatccaataattagggttaattattagataatagtgtgactatgtgaatttttcgtgtgatttttCTGATTTGCAACAGTTCActaaaatattcatataaaataATCTATAATGAGTTAGAAGTCGTTCTTTGGACAGAAGATGCTCAACACacagggctacaactttgtagttctgtccgaaatctgaatcggaccagaaacaggtctaaactggtcatcaagctGCTGGAAGTTTCTAGTcagcatgtttatgtgtttatttgataattattcggtaattaaattgtttaaaggcttacgcaatcaaggtaacttgatgtatgtggtccccTTCTTCGTAAGGAGGAGCCGGgatttaaacatatgcatgaaccacagtgaccatgtttaggtgacTCATTTTAACTTGTTACATGATTAAGTAGTTtggtaattagtaagtttattaatttttgcttgtttataagttgtataaaggtgatgcaaaaattgttttcttggaaatatataaacttgactaagaactatcgaaatagagatttcattaataaaattggagtcttacaaccttgagatacactggctcacccatttgaacaaactctaagagaggtataagccggagtgcgttagccttttaaaagggcgggtttttaattgcgtccatcgcaaacctttgcccttgcacttctttgtgcgttcaaatggagctaccaaGCTcttttgtgttgttaagactacacaaaagattttgttaaaatattatgttatcaaatgcattacccgtttaaagttaagtcaatgccactcACTTTGCTTAGAACACTTGCTCGTGCTTTTTGCTCCTACGTGAGACCATAGGCGAATTGCATTTCCtcaaggtagattaccactTCGTTGTGAGACCAGTGGTgaactatctacatgttcttaattgggtgACTTAAAaggagttaagaggtgagatccttgacccgtggcataagatgggacaaaacatgtttacaaaacacttaatacccctttaaagtgttgttgtaagtcccataattctaggagttgcatgaatgcaattatcgatactcgattaccttttgaataccgtcatttctagcagatcagctgatgaaatgattgtatgtcaagttggatcctagccttagtgaaagtaatttgttagatgaatttaacaagggtaaattacacttcttaaggattaattatcgaaaataccgataattgaacttttgtctgttttgaagatgacaacaacaaatccttctcaaaacatacaccaatcgacttttaggtcgatgctagaaagggaaAGACTTTCTGGAACCAAACCTCAATGACTGGTTTCAACTCATTGATGAGCAGACACCGTTATTCCGGGAGTGAATGCTTCAACTAGAGAGTTGGCTGCATACAATGctcggtacaatagacataaTGCGGTTACTTGTttgatgttgggaagcatgaatgctaaccttcaaaagcaatttgagcattcatttccatgtgaaATGCTCAGCgaactcaagtctttgtacgaAATGCAAGCCGAAGTGAAGTTGTTCAACCTACTTGATCAACTTGATGACTTGCGACATGAGCTaggaacatcggttagtcctcaTGTACTCTAGTTGAATAGGTACTCATGAAAAATTGGAAAGGTTGTACTATGCTTATCCGGCTATTACAATTGGCTAAAtcctaaaaaaaatttcaaaggatTTTGAGGATTTTGTGCGCAATTATAATAAGCACAACATGAGTAAAACCATAGCTGAACTTCATGCCATattaattgagtatgagaagGAGCTTCCAAAGAAATCTACTACATCCCAAGTTCtaatgatcaaggggggaaaggttcagaaagcaaaacaaccgtaagctaagggcaagcattttggtaagagaaaacaagttgtgttaGCTCAAAACCTTTAAAGGCCCTTTCggcaaaaggagcatacggctaaagtatctagctgagttgaatgcgaagaagaagcaagctggttcggtagtgcttcaagtatcttcacaattgaattatatatgtggttatataaataataattcaatagcaaaagagtcaaagttaacttggactctaactatctttgacactgtcatcttgtttaattttgtcaagaaagacatttaaagacttcaaagcGACGGTGTCTTACAgtcaaatgattaatcatttgataaatgcgtgtatTTGACATTATTTTGAGCAAGAAATGCGTTGAAAGTTTTCAAagtgaagagatcttacaatcaaatgatgaatcatttgataaatgcgtgtttTTGGaattgtcgttagcaagaaaaacatttaaagacttcaaagggacagTGTCTtacaaacaaatgatgaatcatttgagaaatgcatgtcttgtgttttcggcaagatgacaagaataccttttccgcataaacccggagagggctaaggaattaCTTGGGCTAATATATTCGGgtgtatgtagcccatttagacatgtcaAGGAAAGGTATTAGCTACTTCATCACTTTTATGGATGATTTCAGTAATTATGGTTATGTTTgtttgcttaaacataaacatgaagtctttgaaacattcaaagagtttaaaagtaaagtagaaaatcaactcagtAGAACCACCAAGATTCTCTAGATCGAGGAGGAGAAATttaagccaaaagtttaaggatcatctaaaagcttgtggatttatccaagagcttactccgatataagggtatatttgaaaggagaaatcaaaccttgttgaacatggtgAGAAAAATGATGAACCTTAAGACTTTCCcatttcgttttgggattatgctccaGAGATTGCTGCATGCATTTTCAATATgattccaaccaagaaggttgacaagacaccgcatgaatgtGGTGTTAAGTGCATCTTAGTAGGacacccaaaggaaacgatgggttactacttctactttcctaccagAAACACTGTCTGAgtattttttgatttgttgagttccttgaaaagaaactcatatctcaagaggacAATGGGAGGAttcttgaacttgatgaggctcaagaagatgtgtcaacttctgaaaatactagcaatcatcaacttgggggggggggatgttcaaagagatgaatctctaggtgaactagaagttgaagataaagcgattccaattcgtaggtcctcaaggataatacgtgctcgtgaaagattaaatcttatggtTGAATATGAAGAACAtgtagtaggagatttgaatgaacctcctattTTAAATGCTGTATTATCGGATCCGgagtctgacaaatggcttgaagctgcgaatatggaaatgaaatccatgaaagataatcaagtatggagcttggttgatcttccaccaaatggtagaaccgttgggtgtaaatggatcttcaagaagaagaccgacatggatggaaatgtacacacctataaagtttgtcttgtggcgaaaggttatactcaactttttGGAGTTgtttatgaggaaaccttttctcccgttgcggacattagagctattaggatcatcttagccatagtgGCGtactatgactatgagatatggcaaatggatgtcaaaaccgctttcttaaatggttttctagacgaggaagtctatatggtacaaccagaaggttttgtcgatccaaaaTCCCgacaaagtatgcaaacttcaaaggttcatttatggattgaagcaagcaTTAAGGAGTTGGAATTAAAGGTTTGATGAGAAAATCAAGAGGTTTGATTTTGCTTAAAATCCTTATGCgtcatgtgtatatcgcaaagctagtgagAGTAATGTTACTTGGGTTAAAGTGGCATTCAGTTTTGGAATGaagatctatagagatagaagtaaacggttgattggattaagtTAAAGTGcatatattgataagatcttgaggATATTCAAGATGGAAAGCGCGAgaatttgcctatgcaagaaggacttaatttatctagcaagaacggtgaatctacacctgaagaggtggagcatatgcaaagagttccttatgcttcggctgtgggatctatcatgcggtaagatgcacttGACCTGATGTTGTGTTCGCTCAAAATcttgttagccgatatcagcaaaatcccagAGAGGATCAGTGGACTGCTGTgaaaaatattcttaagtacatgcgggctATTAAATAagtattcttggtgtatggttgaaatcctgatCCCAGATTCGATGGTAATAGAtattgtgatgttggatttcaggaCAGATAAAGATGATTCCAagtatcagtcgggatacgtcttcattgtAAATGAAGACACGGCGGAATGCTATaagctaaaagcaaaccacagttgttAGTTATATGACAGATTATGAGTATATTGTCGTCTCATAGAAGACGGCATGAAGGTTAActggattagaaagtttattttttggattttaacatgataatcctcaaataacatACCTATGGATCTGTACTGTGACAATTCGGGAGcaattgtcattgccaatgaacctggggttcaaaaaggtgtcagacattaccaaagaagatatcactacgttAGTGAGCAAATCGAAtcgcgtgaaatcaaattactcaaagttcacacagattataacttagcggatccttttacaaaggcttTGTCAAAAGGAAAACTCAATAAGCATGCCGAAGGCATTggtcttagatattgctagttatatcatgtaaagctgttgttggtatttggataatgggatgttaaacaattgttattttagaaaatgaatttttatacgcggtataagtgatttcattttataataaggggaaaatacataaaaaggtaacctatttacctaaaattcctaaaaaagggaacctattttgttttcgctTATTTAAAGGATACAATATTCATAAATTTCCTAATAAGGGGAAGATCGTTACTTTTAATCGCCGATCAGCAGTTAACATCGTTAGTCTGCTTACATGGCATTACTAAAAcaactattcatcttcttctcCCCCTTTCCACTCCATCCGCCGGCAACCACCCCCTGCAGCACCACCGCCGTCTGCCACCTCTCCCTCGCTGGAAAACAGATCCTGCAGCCACCACAAACAACCCTCTAGGGCTTTCTTCAACTCTAGACTCCAAATACTCCATAACCACCACTGCTCCGCTGCTGCTGCTTCTGTCCGACTTCCAGCCGCCACCACTCGActccataatcttttaaaacaaaacccatttcttttctctttaaaAACCTAATGTTTTCCCTTTTTCTTCTCTCTTTTCTTCCCGTCGCAGCCACGTACCGCCGTACCATCACCACCCCACAACGGTCCAGGAAGAAGGAGGAACATTCAAGCTTCTAAACAGGTAGTTACAGATCTGTCCATGCTTAGTTTTCATGTCGCAAACCCTAAAAACGTTTCTCACTTGTTCCTTATCCTCCTGGACGATTATGGAGTCGAGTGGTGGCGGCTGGAAGTTGAACAGAAGTAGCAGCGACGGAGCAGTGGTGGTGATGAGGTATTTGAAGTCTAGAGTTGAAGAAAACTCTAGAGGGTTGTTTATGGTGGCTGCCGGATTTGTTTTCTGACGAGGGAGAGGTGGCAGGCGGCGGTGGTGCTGCAGGGGGTGGTTGCCGGCGGATGGAGTGGAAAGGGGgagaagaagatgaatagttgTTTTAGTAATGCCACGTAAGTAGACTAACGATGTTAACGGCTGACTAGCGTCTAAAACTAACGATCTTCCCCTTATTaggaaatttatgaaaactagtatcctttaaataaacgaaaacaactatatttgcatgtttagatccatgaatatttaaaatattcttTATGAAAACTAGTATCCTTTAAATAACGATCTTCTCCTTTTTAGGAATTTTAgataaataggttacctttttatgtatttttcccttataataattgtgtcctatatttgcatgtttagatccatgaatatttaaaatattctaaatgtctattgtcgattaattatatgggaatatgattaaagtaagacaattgtgagagattggtgaaaatatttaacgaaatattttgaagatggtggatttcgtaccaaactcacatgatattcgaAAGGGAATATTAGACTTACCCCACTTAACGAATTGTCATTTTATAGATcgtcgtcattaagtgaaattcgtgaaatagttactttatttatccttatacttgagatacaagtgagttatgcatgtgtggattgtatttcttgatatagttactaactgtcctgaacaaggtagtaataaagggctattttcagaagtGTTAAGAATTGACAttgccagacacttgtag
The sequence above is drawn from the Erigeron canadensis isolate Cc75 chromosome 4, C_canadensis_v1, whole genome shotgun sequence genome and encodes:
- the LOC122595371 gene encoding uncharacterized protein LOC122595371; the encoded protein is MSKRTKKSKQPKEPATNSSNWTELEMKVLTECWIDATEDPYVGKDQSVDSFWGKIIDKYNARFPNNSINHNQISGKWRKIRTNVSKFNAIWKGYDGYRYSGENDAQVMEEARSEYFTQTKTQFTMYECWLLVKDKPKFFAPSGYLYAPPTKSKASRTSASSDAGSARSSASDLAARLDRLGCKKEAVLNEQQMSLAAIREEERKRTMYTALSFMDKTKCDDEEKNYIKEAKKKLMADYKDFLFSPN